In Apium graveolens cultivar Ventura chromosome 10, ASM990537v1, whole genome shotgun sequence, the following are encoded in one genomic region:
- the LOC141689115 gene encoding homeobox protein knotted-1-like 3 isoform X2 — MAFHQDHISQAMALHYSDQHLSDNASLFHLSGQSSPPSEVNGKPPTWLNNAILRQQNHHYTAADGNFLHLQTTNSDSSASNQWLSRSLNDDVAPSGETMIPMSNPEKKYESNENCNDSEERNWQNAKSKADILAHPLYDQLLSAHVSCLRIATPVDQLPRIDAQLEQSHQVVAKYSILQQNNSHPLDAKDLDQFMTHYVLLLSSFKDQLQQHVRVHAMEAVMACWELEQSLQSLTGVAPGEGTGATMSDDDDDHDDSETNLFDGSLDGPDSMGFGPLVPTESERSLMERVRQELKHELKQGYKEKIVDIREEILRKRRAGKLPGDTTSLLKAWWQSHSKWPYPTEEDKARLVQETGLQLKQINNWFINQRKRNWHSNPSSSTVTKSKRKSGRLQDANT; from the exons ATGGCGTTTCACCAGGACCACATCTCTCAAGCAATGGCCCTCCACTACTCCGACCAACACTTATCCGATAACGCCTCTCTCTTCCACCTCTCCGGCCAGTCCTCGCCGCCGTCCGAAGTCAACGGCAAGCCTCCCACGTGGCTCAACAACGCGATTCTCCGTCAACAGAACCACCACTACACCGCCGCCGACGGCAATTTTCTCCACTTACAGACCACCAATTCCGACTCTTCCGCGTCCAATCAGTGGCTTTCGAGGTCGTTAAATGACGACGTTGCGCCGTCTGGAGAGACGATGATTCCGATGAGTAATCCGGAGAAGAAGTACGAGAGTAATGAGAATTGTAATGATAGTGAGGAGAGGAATTGGCAGAATGCGAAGAGTAAAGCGGATATACTTGCGCATCCGCTTTATGATCAGCTGCTTTCGGCTCATGTTTCGTGTTTACGGATTGCGACTCCGGTGGATCAGCTCCCCAGGATTGATGCGCAGCTGGAACAGTCGCATCAGGTTGTTGCTAAGTACTCGATTCTTCAGCAGAATAATAGTCATCCGCTTGATGCAAAGGACCTTGATCAGTTCATG ACACATTATGTTCTGTTGCTCTCTTCCTTCAAAGATCAACTACAACAACATGTCCGCGTGCATGCAATGGAAGCAGTCATGGCTTGCTGGGAACTTGAGCAGTCTTTGCAAAGTCTGACAG GTGTAGCACCTGGTGAAGGTACAGGTGCAACAATGTCTGACGACGATGATGATCATGATGATAGTGAGACTAATTTGTTTGACGGGAGTCTAGATGGACCGGATAGCATGGGATTTGGTCCTCTTGTCCCTACAGAAAGTGAGAGGTCCTTGATGGAACGTGTGAGACAAGAGCTGAAGCACGAGTTGAAACAA GGTTACAAGGAGAAAATTGTGGACATTAGAGAGGAAATTCTACGTAAAAGAAGAGCAGGAAAACTTCCCGGTGACACTACTTCCCTCTTAAAAGCCTGGTGGCAATCACATTCCAAATGGCCATATCCAACA GAGGAGGATAAAGCAAGATTGGTGCAAGAAACAGGCTTGCAACTAAAGCAAATTAATAATTGGTTCATCAACCAAAGAAAGAGAAATTGGCACAGCAACCCGTCATCCTCAACTGTTACAAAGAGCAAACGCAAAAG TGGAAGACTCCAAGATGCAAATACATGA
- the LOC141689115 gene encoding homeobox protein knotted-1-like 3 isoform X3 produces MAFHQDHISQAMALHYSDQHLSDNASLFHLSGQSSPPSEVNGKPPTWLNNAILRQQNHHYTAADGNFLHLQTTNSDSSASNQWLSRSLNDDVAPSGETMIPMSNPEKKYESNENCNDSEERNWQNAKSKADILAHPLYDQLLSAHVSCLRIATPVDQLPRIDAQLEQSHQVVAKYSILQQNNSHPLDAKDLDQFMTHYVLLLSSFKDQLQQHVRVHAMEAVMACWELEQSLQSLTGVAPGEGTGATMSDDDDDHDDSETNLFDGSLDGPDSMGFGPLVPTESERSLMERVRQELKHELKQGYKEKIVDIREEILRKRRAGKLPGDTTSLLKAWWQSHSKWPYPTEEDKARLVQETGLQLKQINNWFINQRKRNWHSNPSSSTVTKSKRKR; encoded by the exons ATGGCGTTTCACCAGGACCACATCTCTCAAGCAATGGCCCTCCACTACTCCGACCAACACTTATCCGATAACGCCTCTCTCTTCCACCTCTCCGGCCAGTCCTCGCCGCCGTCCGAAGTCAACGGCAAGCCTCCCACGTGGCTCAACAACGCGATTCTCCGTCAACAGAACCACCACTACACCGCCGCCGACGGCAATTTTCTCCACTTACAGACCACCAATTCCGACTCTTCCGCGTCCAATCAGTGGCTTTCGAGGTCGTTAAATGACGACGTTGCGCCGTCTGGAGAGACGATGATTCCGATGAGTAATCCGGAGAAGAAGTACGAGAGTAATGAGAATTGTAATGATAGTGAGGAGAGGAATTGGCAGAATGCGAAGAGTAAAGCGGATATACTTGCGCATCCGCTTTATGATCAGCTGCTTTCGGCTCATGTTTCGTGTTTACGGATTGCGACTCCGGTGGATCAGCTCCCCAGGATTGATGCGCAGCTGGAACAGTCGCATCAGGTTGTTGCTAAGTACTCGATTCTTCAGCAGAATAATAGTCATCCGCTTGATGCAAAGGACCTTGATCAGTTCATG ACACATTATGTTCTGTTGCTCTCTTCCTTCAAAGATCAACTACAACAACATGTCCGCGTGCATGCAATGGAAGCAGTCATGGCTTGCTGGGAACTTGAGCAGTCTTTGCAAAGTCTGACAG GTGTAGCACCTGGTGAAGGTACAGGTGCAACAATGTCTGACGACGATGATGATCATGATGATAGTGAGACTAATTTGTTTGACGGGAGTCTAGATGGACCGGATAGCATGGGATTTGGTCCTCTTGTCCCTACAGAAAGTGAGAGGTCCTTGATGGAACGTGTGAGACAAGAGCTGAAGCACGAGTTGAAACAA GGTTACAAGGAGAAAATTGTGGACATTAGAGAGGAAATTCTACGTAAAAGAAGAGCAGGAAAACTTCCCGGTGACACTACTTCCCTCTTAAAAGCCTGGTGGCAATCACATTCCAAATGGCCATATCCAACA GAGGAGGATAAAGCAAGATTGGTGCAAGAAACAGGCTTGCAACTAAAGCAAATTAATAATTGGTTCATCAACCAAAGAAAGAGAAATTGGCACAGCAACCCGTCATCCTCAACTGTTACAAAGAGCAAACGCAAAAG GTGA
- the LOC141689115 gene encoding homeobox protein knotted-1-like 3 isoform X1, with protein sequence MAFHQDHISQAMALHYSDQHLSDNASLFHLSGQSSPPSEVNGKPPTWLNNAILRQQNHHYTAADGNFLHLQTTNSDSSASNQWLSRSLNDDVAPSGETMIPMSNPEKKYESNENCNDSEERNWQNAKSKADILAHPLYDQLLSAHVSCLRIATPVDQLPRIDAQLEQSHQVVAKYSILQQNNSHPLDAKDLDQFMTHYVLLLSSFKDQLQQHVRVHAMEAVMACWELEQSLQSLTGVAPGEGTGATMSDDDDDHDDSETNLFDGSLDGPDSMGFGPLVPTESERSLMERVRQELKHELKQGYKEKIVDIREEILRKRRAGKLPGDTTSLLKAWWQSHSKWPYPTEEDKARLVQETGLQLKQINNWFINQRKRNWHSNPSSSTVTKSKRKSNAGETRNEPLI encoded by the exons ATGGCGTTTCACCAGGACCACATCTCTCAAGCAATGGCCCTCCACTACTCCGACCAACACTTATCCGATAACGCCTCTCTCTTCCACCTCTCCGGCCAGTCCTCGCCGCCGTCCGAAGTCAACGGCAAGCCTCCCACGTGGCTCAACAACGCGATTCTCCGTCAACAGAACCACCACTACACCGCCGCCGACGGCAATTTTCTCCACTTACAGACCACCAATTCCGACTCTTCCGCGTCCAATCAGTGGCTTTCGAGGTCGTTAAATGACGACGTTGCGCCGTCTGGAGAGACGATGATTCCGATGAGTAATCCGGAGAAGAAGTACGAGAGTAATGAGAATTGTAATGATAGTGAGGAGAGGAATTGGCAGAATGCGAAGAGTAAAGCGGATATACTTGCGCATCCGCTTTATGATCAGCTGCTTTCGGCTCATGTTTCGTGTTTACGGATTGCGACTCCGGTGGATCAGCTCCCCAGGATTGATGCGCAGCTGGAACAGTCGCATCAGGTTGTTGCTAAGTACTCGATTCTTCAGCAGAATAATAGTCATCCGCTTGATGCAAAGGACCTTGATCAGTTCATG ACACATTATGTTCTGTTGCTCTCTTCCTTCAAAGATCAACTACAACAACATGTCCGCGTGCATGCAATGGAAGCAGTCATGGCTTGCTGGGAACTTGAGCAGTCTTTGCAAAGTCTGACAG GTGTAGCACCTGGTGAAGGTACAGGTGCAACAATGTCTGACGACGATGATGATCATGATGATAGTGAGACTAATTTGTTTGACGGGAGTCTAGATGGACCGGATAGCATGGGATTTGGTCCTCTTGTCCCTACAGAAAGTGAGAGGTCCTTGATGGAACGTGTGAGACAAGAGCTGAAGCACGAGTTGAAACAA GGTTACAAGGAGAAAATTGTGGACATTAGAGAGGAAATTCTACGTAAAAGAAGAGCAGGAAAACTTCCCGGTGACACTACTTCCCTCTTAAAAGCCTGGTGGCAATCACATTCCAAATGGCCATATCCAACA GAGGAGGATAAAGCAAGATTGGTGCAAGAAACAGGCTTGCAACTAAAGCAAATTAATAATTGGTTCATCAACCAAAGAAAGAGAAATTGGCACAGCAACCCGTCATCCTCAACTGTTACAAAGAGCAAACGCAAAAG TAATGCAGGTGAAACTAGAAATGAGCCATTAATATAA